From Nguyenibacter vanlangensis, one genomic window encodes:
- the rpmE gene encoding 50S ribosomal protein L31 translates to MKSGIHPDYHDITVIMTDGTEYKTRSCYGTPGATLRLDIDPKSHPAWTGVQRMLDTGGQVAKFNKKFGGLGRRTKA, encoded by the coding sequence ATGAAATCCGGCATTCACCCCGACTACCACGACATCACCGTCATCATGACGGACGGCACCGAATACAAGACCCGCTCGTGCTACGGCACGCCGGGCGCGACCCTGCGCCTGGATATCGACCCGAAATCGCACCCGGCGTGGACGGGCGTGCAGCGCATGCTGGACACCGGGGGCCAGGTGGCGAAGTTCAACAAGAAATTCGGTGGTCTGGGACGCCGCACCAAAGCCTGA
- the mscL gene encoding large-conductance mechanosensitive channel protein MscL: MASKAPSIHAPGWVSEFKAFLMRGNVVDLAVGIIIGAAFTAIVNSLVKDVFTPLIGLLIGGIDFTNFFVTLRGPHLPTLADAQKAGAVTINVGLFLNAVIQFVIVGFAIFWVVKLVSKLTAKPAEAPAEPPPPPRSEILLTEIRDLLATRGAAP, encoded by the coding sequence ATGGCAAGCAAGGCCCCCTCCATCCACGCTCCGGGATGGGTTTCCGAATTCAAGGCGTTCCTGATGCGCGGGAACGTCGTCGATCTGGCGGTCGGTATCATCATCGGCGCCGCCTTCACCGCCATCGTCAACAGCCTGGTCAAGGACGTATTCACGCCCCTCATCGGCCTGCTGATCGGCGGTATCGACTTCACCAACTTCTTCGTCACCTTGCGCGGGCCGCATCTGCCAACCTTGGCCGACGCGCAGAAGGCCGGTGCCGTGACCATCAATGTCGGCCTGTTCCTGAACGCGGTGATCCAGTTCGTGATCGTCGGTTTCGCGATCTTCTGGGTGGTCAAGCTGGTCAGCAAGCTGACCGCCAAGCCGGCCGAAGCCCCGGCCGAACCGCCCCCGCCGCCCCGCAGCGAAATCCTGCTGACGGAAATTCGCGACTTGCTGGCGACCAGGGGCGCGGCGCCGTAA
- the secF gene encoding protein translocase subunit SecF — MFSRPLLRFVPKGTRINFMRGRFVGLATSAVLSIASVILFLHPGLTLGLDFRGGIVVETRTHGPADFAQIRAALAAQHVDAAGVQSFGAPDDVLIRLDAPPADAPDHEARTQALVDSVRHAVASLPGAQVLRADAVGASVSAELFRNGMLALGVSLLMILAYIWFRFEWEFAVSAVVTLVLDLTKTIGFLVLTHFEFDLVMVAAILTILGYSTNDKVVVYDRVRENLRKYRTMPLAELIDLSINETLSRTLGTSSTVFLAALPLALFGASLSGFAWVMLFGIVVGTSSSIFIAAPLLLLLGEKRLRRDARPAR; from the coding sequence ATGTTCTCACGTCCCCTCCTGCGCTTCGTGCCCAAGGGCACCCGGATCAATTTCATGCGCGGCCGGTTCGTCGGCCTGGCGACGTCGGCGGTGCTGTCGATCGCATCGGTGATCCTGTTCCTGCATCCCGGCCTGACCCTGGGGCTGGATTTCCGTGGCGGCATCGTGGTCGAGACCCGGACGCACGGCCCTGCCGATTTCGCGCAGATCCGCGCGGCGCTGGCCGCGCAGCATGTCGACGCGGCGGGCGTCCAGTCCTTCGGCGCGCCCGACGACGTGCTGATCCGCCTGGATGCGCCGCCGGCCGACGCCCCCGATCACGAGGCCCGCACCCAGGCCCTGGTGGATTCCGTGCGCCATGCCGTGGCGAGCCTGCCCGGGGCGCAGGTGCTGCGCGCCGATGCCGTCGGCGCGTCGGTTTCGGCCGAGCTGTTCCGTAACGGCATGCTGGCGCTGGGCGTCAGCCTGTTGATGATCCTGGCCTATATCTGGTTTCGCTTCGAATGGGAGTTCGCGGTCAGCGCCGTGGTGACCCTGGTGCTGGACCTGACCAAGACGATCGGCTTCCTGGTGCTGACGCATTTCGAATTCGACCTGGTCATGGTCGCGGCGATCCTGACGATCCTGGGCTATTCCACCAACGACAAGGTGGTGGTCTATGACCGGGTGCGCGAAAACCTGCGCAAATACCGCACCATGCCCCTGGCCGAACTGATCGACCTGTCGATCAACGAGACGCTGAGCCGCACCCTGGGCACGTCCTCGACGGTGTTTCTGGCCGCCCTGCCGCTGGCATTGTTCGGGGCCAGCCTGTCGGGCTTCGCCTGGGTGATGCTGTTCGGGATCGTGGTCGGGACCTCGTCCTCGATCTTTATCGCGGCGCCGCTGCTGCTTCTGCTGGGGGAGAAGCGGCTTCGGCGGGACGCCCGTCCGGCGCGCTGA